The following are from one region of the Vitis riparia cultivar Riparia Gloire de Montpellier isolate 1030 chromosome 9, EGFV_Vit.rip_1.0, whole genome shotgun sequence genome:
- the LOC117922636 gene encoding tRNA N(3)-methylcytidine methyltransferase METTL2-like — protein MRASPTPLSSYHLHPLLGSFAAARRLHLRYPPPGNLGSDDHYQNNATKYWDKFYKRHQNKFFKDRHYLEKDWGAYFSDDHCGTSSTNGKVLLEVGCGAGNTMFPLVAVYPKLYVHACDFSPLAIELVKSNVDFRGDRVNAFVCDVANDDLSDKIKPSSVDVITLIFMLSAVSPNKMPLILQNLKKVLKPHGVVLVRDYAIGDFAQVKLRDRNQKISENFYVRRDGTCSFYFSEDFLSNLFSRAGFTTVDVNIYCKQIENRSRNVTMNRRWIRAIFSNFGCNVPDAGPI, from the exons ATGAGAGCCAGTCCAACGCCACTCTCTTCTTATCACCTCCACCCACTCCTCGGCTCATTCGCCGCCGCCCGGCGGCTCCATCTTCGATATCCGCCACCGGGGAATCTGGGTTCTGACGACCATTACCAGAACAACGCCACAAAGTACTGGGACAAGTTCTACAAGCGCCACCAAAACAAG tTCTTCAAGGACAGGCATTACTTGGAGAAGGACTGGGGAGCGTACTTCTCTGATGATCATTGTGGTACTTCATCAACCAATGGGAAGGTCCTTTTGGAG GTTGGTTGTGGAGCTGGCAATACTATGTTTCCACTTGTGGCTGTTTATCCCAAACTTTATGTTCATGCTTGTGATTTCTCGCCCCTTGCAATTGAACTTGTTAAG TCTAATGTAGATTTCAGAGGAGATCGTGTAAATGCATTTGTCTGTGATGTTGCAAATGATGACCTTAGTGATAAAATTAAACCTTCATCTGTTGATGTCATTACCTTG ATTTTCATGTTATCTGCAGTTTCTCCAAACAAGATGCCCCTGATTCTACAGAACCTGAAGAAAGTACTAAAG CCACATGGTGTTGTTCTTGTACGGGATTATGCTATTGGAGATTTCGCCCAA GTGAAGCTCCGAGATAGGAATCAGAAGATCAGTGAGAACTTTTATGTCCGAAGGGATGGTACT TGCTCGTTTTACTTCTCTGAAGATTTCTTGTCAAACTTGTTTTCGAGAGCTGGCTTCACTACTGTAGATGTCAACATATATTGCAAACAAATAGAGAATCGTTCTCGGAATGTAACTATGAATAG GCGATGGATACGTGCCATATTCAGCAACTTTGGTTGCAATGTTCCTGATGCTGGTCCGATTTGA
- the LOC117921491 gene encoding mitochondrial import inner membrane translocase subunit TIM23-1-like — protein MEDQRTSQNDNDNRRLYNPYQDLQIPIHNIYKLPTSPEFLFQEESVAQRRSWGENLTYYTGIGYLSGAVSGAAKGLVDGVKASEPGDTVKLRINRILNASGHAGRKFGNRAGVIGLMYAGLESGIVAVRDTDDVVNSVVAGLGTGALYRAAAGVRSAAVAGAIGGVVVGAAVTAKQVLKRYVPI, from the coding sequence ATGGAGGATCAACGAACCTCTCAGAACGACAACGACAATCGTCGTTTGTACAACCCCTATCAAGACCTCCAAATCCCAATCCACAATATCTACAAACTTCCCACGTCGCCGGAGTTCCTCTTCCAGGAAGAGTCCGTTGCCCAACGCCGTTCCTGGGGTGAAAACCTCACCTACTACACAGGCATCGGCTACCTTTCCGGCGCAGTCTCCGGCGCCGCCAAGGGCCTAGTCGACGGCGTCAAAGCTTCGGAGCCCGGGGACACCGTGAAACTGCGGATCAACCGGATCCTCAACGCCTCCGGCCACGCAGGAAGAAAATTCGGGAACCGGGCCGGCGTGATCGGGTTGATGTACGCGGGTTTGGAGAGCGGGATTGTGGCGGTGAGGGACACGGACGATGTGGTGAACAGCGTGGTGGCAGGTCTGGGCACCGGCGCGCTATATCGGGCGGCGGCTGGAGTGAGGTCGGCGGCGGTAGCGGGGGCGATCGGTGGGGTGGTGGTTGGGGCAGCGGTGACGGCGAAGCAGGTGTTGAAGCGATACGTGCCGATCTAG